In a genomic window of Pedobacter sp. KBS0701:
- a CDS encoding ABC transporter ATP-binding protein, whose protein sequence is MEKTKEAKKPSIFNLLGNYRGLIFMLILFALLSNGINLLLPKIIASGIDSYTNKTFNLQSILLQFSLAIVLVFIFTYLQSIVQTYASERVARDLRTRLSDQISRQNHAYVIQANPSKLLTNLTADADSIKMFVSQAIVSICSSIFLIVGASILLLMINWKLALCVIAIVPIIGGAFFYVLSKVKVLFKKSREVIDWLNKVISESILGSALIRVIHSQALEYHKFIDANAKARDLGISILRMFAALIPVIVFTANLSGLCILVLGGHFVITNSMSLGEFTAFSSYLTLIIFPILVIGFMSNVIAQATASYQRIESVLNAAEINHPGTLTSQLKGDVEVKDINLNFGQKPVLKSISFSARAGSKTAIIGPTAAGKTQLLYILTGLIEADSGAVLFDGQDIKQYDQEDFHKQVGFVFQDSIMFNMSIRENIAFSDTVTDESLVKAIATAELKDFVDALPDQLNTIVSERGNSLSGGQKQRIMLARALAVNPKILLLDDFTARVDTDTEKRILENIQQNYPGLTLLSITQKIASVEHYDKVILLMQGEIIAEGTHQELLKSSPEYVQIYNSQQSTSNYELQS, encoded by the coding sequence ATGGAAAAAACCAAAGAAGCCAAAAAGCCGAGTATTTTCAATTTACTTGGAAACTACAGGGGCTTAATTTTTATGCTGATTCTGTTTGCGTTGCTCAGTAACGGTATCAATTTACTCTTACCGAAGATTATTGCCAGTGGTATCGATTCTTACACCAACAAAACTTTTAATCTTCAATCCATACTGCTTCAGTTTTCGCTGGCCATTGTTCTGGTATTTATTTTTACTTATTTGCAGAGCATTGTGCAAACCTATGCTTCTGAACGTGTGGCAAGAGATTTAAGAACAAGGTTATCTGATCAGATTTCGAGACAAAACCATGCCTATGTTATTCAGGCTAACCCTTCAAAACTGCTAACTAACCTTACTGCAGATGCCGATTCGATTAAAATGTTTGTTTCGCAGGCTATTGTTTCTATCTGCTCGTCTATATTTTTAATTGTTGGGGCAAGCATCCTGCTACTAATGATTAACTGGAAACTGGCACTTTGTGTAATTGCGATTGTGCCCATTATTGGCGGCGCGTTCTTTTATGTGTTAAGTAAGGTAAAAGTGCTTTTCAAAAAAAGCAGGGAAGTGATCGATTGGTTAAACAAGGTAATCAGCGAAAGCATTTTAGGCTCGGCATTAATCCGGGTAATTCATTCGCAAGCTTTAGAATACCATAAATTTATAGATGCGAATGCCAAAGCGAGAGATTTAGGAATATCCATTCTGCGCATGTTTGCAGCCTTGATCCCGGTTATAGTTTTTACAGCCAATTTATCTGGTTTGTGCATTTTAGTGCTTGGTGGTCATTTTGTAATTACCAATTCGATGAGCCTGGGAGAGTTTACCGCTTTTAGCAGTTACCTTACACTCATTATATTTCCCATTTTGGTAATCGGTTTTATGAGCAATGTTATTGCACAGGCTACAGCTTCTTACCAAAGGATTGAAAGTGTGCTCAATGCGGCAGAGATCAATCATCCTGGTACATTAACTTCACAGTTAAAGGGCGATGTGGAAGTGAAAGATATAAATTTAAACTTTGGGCAAAAACCAGTTTTAAAATCCATTTCATTTTCTGCCAGGGCAGGTTCGAAAACAGCAATTATCGGTCCTACGGCTGCCGGTAAAACACAGTTGCTTTATATTTTAACAGGTTTGATCGAAGCCGATTCGGGAGCGGTATTGTTTGATGGTCAGGATATTAAGCAATATGACCAGGAGGATTTTCATAAACAGGTTGGTTTTGTGTTTCAGGATAGCATCATGTTTAACATGAGCATCAGGGAAAATATTGCCTTTAGCGATACCGTTACAGATGAATCTCTAGTGAAAGCCATTGCTACTGCCGAACTTAAGGATTTTGTAGATGCTTTGCCCGATCAATTAAATACGATTGTTTCGGAACGGGGGAATAGCCTTTCGGGAGGACAAAAACAGCGGATTATGTTAGCAAGAGCCCTAGCTGTAAATCCGAAGATTTTATTACTGGATGATTTTACCGCACGTGTGGACACCGATACGGAGAAGAGAATTTTGGAGAACATCCAGCAGAATTATCCGGGCTTAACTTTACTTTCTATTACCCAAAAAATAGCTTCTGTTGAACATTACGACAAAGTGATCTTGCTGATGCAGGGCGAAATCATTGCAGAAGGAACCCATCAGGAATTGCTGAAAAGCAGTCCTGAATATGTTCAGATTTACAATTCACAACAGAGCACCAGTAATTATGAACTACAATCTTAA
- a CDS encoding LURP-one-related/scramblase family protein — MNKQIPPFFLSDEYFIDEKVNFLKFANEYKVYNDQGVQIGIIKQRISGWHKVLTLLVDKRMMPFKLEITDTNDQLQATITRGWTFWMSKIIVTDPLGVEVGIIKQKFKLFKPTFTISSPTSGEEIAKISGDWKAWNFTITNNAGAEMGKISKKWAGALKEVFTTADKYNVSIDPSYAESSQKVAIVATAITIDMVLKESK, encoded by the coding sequence ATGAACAAGCAGATTCCTCCATTTTTTTTAAGCGACGAATATTTTATTGATGAGAAAGTAAACTTTTTAAAGTTTGCGAACGAATACAAAGTTTACAACGATCAGGGCGTACAGATCGGGATTATTAAACAACGCATTTCTGGCTGGCACAAGGTTTTAACCTTATTAGTTGATAAGCGCATGATGCCTTTTAAATTAGAAATTACCGACACCAACGATCAGTTGCAGGCGACCATTACAAGAGGCTGGACATTTTGGATGTCGAAAATTATTGTTACCGATCCCCTTGGTGTTGAGGTGGGTATTATTAAACAAAAATTTAAACTCTTTAAACCAACTTTTACTATTTCCAGTCCAACTTCAGGAGAGGAGATTGCAAAAATATCAGGCGATTGGAAGGCCTGGAATTTTACTATCACCAATAATGCAGGTGCCGAAATGGGCAAAATAAGTAAAAAATGGGCTGGCGCTTTGAAAGAGGTTTTTACCACTGCAGATAAATACAATGTTTCTATTGATCCCAGTTATGCAGAAAGCAGTCAAAAAGTGGCAATTGTGGCGACTGCCATTACTATTGATATGGTTTTGAAGGAGAGCAAGTAG
- a CDS encoding S1 RNA-binding domain-containing protein has translation MIEIGKYNELRILSKTEAGLNLTDGDKLVILPYQYVPNGVEIGDNINVFVFVQKDGRLTGTTQKAYAEVGDFAFLKVVSDGDDGVFMDLGIDKDVYVPDREQKRPMQKGYKYVVYLYLDESNDRLLASSKLYDFVEEDGFDFEEGDEVSLLITEETDLGYNAIINNTYIGLLYNNEVFDNVQPGEMRKGWIKKIRVEGKIDLTLQPSGYGHILDSKEMVLRELKKSDGVIKLGDKSSPEDIYHRFQISKSAFKKTIGSLYKERLIVLSDDSIRLLTDEDAE, from the coding sequence ATGATTGAAATAGGAAAATACAACGAGTTAAGAATTTTAAGCAAAACAGAAGCTGGATTAAACTTAACTGACGGCGATAAACTGGTCATTCTGCCTTACCAATACGTTCCGAATGGTGTAGAAATTGGCGATAACATTAATGTATTTGTGTTTGTACAGAAAGATGGCCGCTTAACCGGAACCACCCAGAAAGCTTATGCTGAAGTGGGCGATTTTGCTTTTTTGAAAGTGGTTTCTGATGGTGATGATGGCGTTTTTATGGACCTCGGTATTGATAAAGATGTATATGTGCCAGATCGTGAGCAAAAAAGGCCAATGCAAAAAGGCTATAAATATGTGGTTTACCTGTATTTAGACGAAAGTAATGATCGCCTGTTGGCTTCTTCTAAACTATATGATTTTGTTGAAGAAGATGGCTTTGATTTTGAAGAAGGTGATGAAGTAAGCTTGCTAATCACAGAAGAAACAGACCTTGGTTATAATGCCATTATCAACAATACTTATATCGGTTTGCTTTACAATAACGAGGTTTTCGATAATGTTCAACCTGGCGAAATGCGCAAGGGCTGGATCAAGAAAATCCGCGTGGAAGGCAAGATCGATTTAACCTTACAACCAAGCGGTTACGGCCATATCCTCGATTCGAAAGAAATGGTCTTAAGGGAGCTAAAAAAGAGTGATGGTGTGATCAAACTGGGCGATAAAAGTTCTCCTGAAGATATTTATCACCGTTTCCAGATTAGTAAAAGTGCTTTTAAGAAAACAATCGGATCATTGTATAAAGAACGTTTAATCGTACTTTCTGATGATTCGATCAGATTGCTGACAGATGAAGACGCTGAATAG
- a CDS encoding MCP four helix bundle domain-containing protein: MMKFAFSLKNKLKIAFLLFCIMCCTLLIRFLEDKSVEKINESFISMYNDRLVPATDLYFIAENLHYKNEILQEILLGNGAVHPSTGMIKMNKHNRKIDSVINKYELTLLVKQEKSFLNDLKKAITVQQGLEAKILNMAGTEGKIIYESMGRNAAKQTLAKLSALIKIQSKVGNELIKGSEIFVSGTKVYSTLQVILAIVIGIMIVAIVSASNAVKIQSEKFNLN, from the coding sequence ATGATGAAATTTGCCTTTAGTCTTAAAAATAAGTTAAAAATCGCTTTCCTGCTTTTCTGTATCATGTGCTGCACCTTATTAATTCGTTTTTTGGAAGATAAAAGTGTAGAAAAGATTAATGAATCTTTTATTTCAATGTACAATGACAGGCTTGTACCGGCAACAGACTTATATTTTATTGCCGAAAATCTGCATTATAAAAATGAGATCCTTCAAGAGATATTGTTGGGCAATGGTGCTGTTCATCCCTCAACTGGTATGATTAAAATGAATAAGCATAACCGTAAAATAGATTCGGTAATTAACAAATACGAACTTACTTTATTGGTAAAGCAGGAGAAAAGCTTTCTAAACGACCTTAAAAAGGCAATAACTGTTCAGCAAGGATTGGAGGCTAAAATTTTGAACATGGCTGGCACAGAGGGTAAGATAATTTATGAGTCAATGGGTAGGAATGCAGCAAAACAGACTTTAGCTAAACTTTCTGCGCTCATTAAAATACAATCTAAAGTTGGGAACGAGTTGATTAAAGGATCGGAAATTTTTGTTTCAGGAACCAAGGTTTACTCCACTTTACAGGTGATTTTGGCCATTGTGATCGGAATTATGATTGTGGCCATTGTTTCGGCTTCTAATGCAGTGAAAATTCAGAGTGAGAAGTTTAATTTGAATTAG